One segment of Primulina tabacum isolate GXHZ01 chromosome 6, ASM2559414v2, whole genome shotgun sequence DNA contains the following:
- the LOC142550049 gene encoding uncharacterized protein LOC142550049, whose translation MKLRADITTFAQFEQESLYEAWERFKDLLQRCPHHELPLGLVVQTFYYGLLTPNRTMIDAAACGNLLRKTAEEGYELLEKMAASSYHPQSERNNQRRSVGVPQVTDLSSITAELDVLNRKLDSLNMGGTAMRLQEIFCDKCRGEHVAKDCQDDNPFYVQEGAPVNQMMSKFISSTETRLQNQDASIKGLENQIGKLAKMIASKEPGTLPSNTETNPKEQVKAIELKSEKISESRGTEKNQVLDEQTESSKVFKKLHINIPFADALMQMPSYAKFLKDILANKRKLEDHMTVNLTENCSALKTRIRRTYANKDVLATSKHVC comes from the exons atgaaGCTGCGGGCAGACATAACGACATttgctcaattcgagcaggagtctttatatgaggcatgggagcgtTTCAAAGATCTATTGCAAAGATGTCCTCATCACGAACTGCCActtgggttagttgttcaaACCTTTTACTATGGCTTACTCACtcctaatcgtactatgatagatgctgctgcttGTGGAAACCTACTGAGAAAAACTGCtgaggaaggatatgagttattgGAGAAGATGGCcgctagcagctatcatcctcaatctgaaaggaacaaCCAGCGAAGAAGTGTAGGAGTTCCCCAGGTAACTGACCTTTCCTCTATTACTGCAGAACTTGATGTCTTGAACAGAAAATTGGACAGCTTGAATATGGGTGGCACGGCtatgcgtcttcaagagatTTTCTGTGACAAGTGCAGAGGTGAACACGTTGCGAAAGACTGTCAAGATGACAATCCCTTTTATGTGCAAGAAGGGGCACcagtgaatcaa atgatgtctaagttcatcTCATCTACCGAAACTAGACTCCAAAATCAAGATGCATCAATAAAGGGGCTAGAGAATCAGATTGGAAAGTTAGCTAAGATGATAGCAAGTAAAGAGCCGGGCACAttgccaagtaacacagagaccaatccaaaagagcaagtgaaggccatcgaGTTGAAAAGTGAAAAAATTTCAGAGTCTAGAGGGACGGAAAAAAATCAAGTACTGGATGAACAGACTGAGTCATCAAAAG tattcaagaaattgcacaTCAATATTCCCTTTGCTGATGCTCTGATGCAAATGCCAAGctatgctaaatttttgaagGACATCTTAGCAAACAAGAGAaaattggaggatcacatgacagTAAATCTAACTGAAAATTGCTCtgctttg AAAACTCGGATTAGGAGAACCTATGCCAACAAGGATGTCCTTGCAACTAGCAAACATGTTTGTTAA